CTCGTTTTCCAGGTCATGGATTTTTGTCAGAAGAAAAAACTGATACAAATAGGCGTTTGGATAAGGAATGGGTCTGGATTTTAGATCCAATTGACGGGACACGTGAATTTGTTAAAAAGAATGATCAGTTTGCTCTCAGTTTAGGTCTTGTTCGAAATGGTGAGGCGATTTGGGGAGTGATCTTCAATCCTGCCACGGGTGAGTTCTTTTCTAAAAATCGAAATACTTTTTTTGCTAAATTACAGGCCCCATTTGCCACAGAAGAGAACTTTAGAATCGTAGTTGTGGAAAGTGGTTCCGTAATACATCCGTTAGAGGAATCAAAACCTGTTAAAGATAAACCGATTCTCCTTGTTTCTTTATCTGAAATGAAAGAGGGATTGTTTGCCGATTCCTTTTGGCATGATGATTTTGAAATTCGTTCGATGGGAAGTATTGCCTATAAATTGGGACTTTTATCCGCCGGTTTTATTGACCTAATCGTTTCACTAAAACCAAAGAACGAATGGGATATTTGTGGTGGGATTGCTCTCTTGGACGAAGAAAACTTTACTTGTTTCCCTTTGAAAGATGATCGGTATCAATTCAACCAAGCACAAACCCTATCTTTTGGTTTGGTAGCAGGTAAAAAAGCTGCGGTGAATTATTTGGAATCTAAAATAGACTTTCACCAATTGTCCCTCAAGGTAAAGGAACGATGGTAAAAACCAAACGAATTGGTTTAGATGCAAGACCCTTGTCCACAAGGGTGTCGGGAGTAGGAAGGCTCATTGCCGAAACCTTAAAAGCATTCCCATATAAAGACAAATATGATTTCTTTTTATTTTCTCATTTGCCCATCCATGAAGACCATAAAGCGGTAATAGAGCTGCCGAATGTAACTTGGGTTTCTGGTGGAGGTTTTTTGAAATGGAAAGGAGGGTTGTATTACAATCTTTACATTCCTCTTTATCTACTAAAAAACAGATTGGATCTCTTTTGGGGTTCCCAGCAAGTATTACCTCCTTTTTTACCAAGTGCTCTTCGTGCGGTTCTTACTTATTGTGATTTGGTTTTATACTTATATCCTGAGACTATGCGTTGGATCGCCAAAGTCCAACAAAGACTTTTCCAAAGATATTCTGTTAGGCGATCTAGCTTTATTCTTTCGATCTCTAAACAAACAAGTGATGATTTGTGTCGTAAGTTTGGATACCCTGTAGACCAAACGGGGGTCTCATACCCGGGTGTGAATCCTCAGGAGATGACAAAACTTTTGGAAACAAAACTTTCGAACCGAGTGAAGGATTTAGGTACCGATTTTCTCTTATCTGTTTCCACCATTGAACCAAGGAAAAACTATCCTTTTTTACTCAATGTCTTTCGTGAGTATCGAAAACTCGATCCTCATCATTACCGCCCTTGGGTAATTGTAGGAAAAATTGGTTGGGAGTCGCCAGAGTTTATAGAAGAATTATTACAAGAGCGTGCTTTGTACAAAGACATCTATATTTTAGATTCTGTTTCCGATTCCGAACTCCAACATCTCTACAAAAGAGCAGGTTTATTTGCCTTCGCTAGTAAATATGAAGGATTTGGAATTCCTATGGTGGAAGCCATATTTCACGGTTTGAATTGTATTGTTTCTGATATTCCTACCTTCCATGAAATTGGAAAGAATGGAGTTACCTACCTTCCTTACCTAACCAAGGAAGATGCAAAACTTTGGGCAGAATCAATCAAAAGTTTCTTTGAACATCCAACACCACCGGCGGTATCGATTCAGGAATTTACTTGGGAAAATGCAGCAAAGATTACTGAAGTAGTTTTTCGCAAAGTTTTAGAGGAAGGAGAATAGTCCCTTCTTTTTTGTGACAACCCCTGAATAGAGAATTTTAGATTTATCTGATTGAGGAAGAACATGGAGATGGAATCGGTCTCTTGTCATTGCTTGGATTTCACATTCCCAATCCGCATCTTTTGCGATGAGTTTGATTCTGTCGCAGAGGACTTCCGATTCGAGTAACCAAATCAGAGAAAATTCGGACTTACCTCGTTTGAAATAGGATTTGATTTCTTTCTGATTTCCTTTCCAGATAACGGTTGTTTCATCCCCAGTTTCGTATGGTTGTGTTGTGGACGGAATCATAGAAATTCCTTTTCCACTCCAGTTTCCCTTTACGTAATCATTCCATTCGTCAAAATTGGAAAAGTAATTATAAATCAGTGAATTCAAATATGATGACCCAGGCTTTTTTGAACCTTAGATCCAGCTTTTATCTTATCTTTATCCTATCTCTTCTTTTTTGTAAACCAGAAGGGACAACCAGTGATTTTTATCCCGAACCACTGCCGACCCTCGGGGGAGGGAAGGAACAATTGGATTCTTTTAAAGGCAAAGTAGTGATTCTGGATTTTTGGGCTACTTGGTGTGAACCTTGTGCGAAGGCAGTTCCCACCATCAACAAGTGGAAGGCCTCTGTTTCGGATAACGATTTTGTGTTTCGCGGAATCAATACAGATACAACAGAACCGATAGAAAAAATCAAAAAAGATAGGGAACGATTGAAAATGAATTACCCCACCTTACTTGATAAAGACTGGAAAATGACAGATTTTTATCATGTAGAGGGAATTCCATGCCTCCTCGTCTTTGACAGGTCAGGTAAAATCGTGTATAGGCAGTATGGACTTGTTGAATCGGACCTCTCTGGCCTTGTCATTCGCTCCCATGTATGGGCTGCGTCGGAACTGCCATAATTGTGCAATGCGAAACAACATTTTGATTTTCTATTGAATTCGATGACAAGATTGAAAATGTCTTGACTCATGTTCGTTAAAAAAGTCCCTTTAAAGATACCTTTTTACGTTTTCTTTTGAGAAAGGAGTCAGAATAATGCCAGCCAATTTGCCCGAACTCTTCCAGCAGAGTGCTGAAAAATTTGGGAACCGCCCCGCGTTCGTTAGTAAAGACGAATCTAAGTCCTATAAACCCGTCACTTTTAAAGAAGTATATGATCTTGGTATCAACTTAGCTGAAGCTCTCATTGATTTGGGTGTTTCCGCGAAAGAGAATGTTGCCTTGCTTGCAGATAACCGATTGGAATGGATTGTTTCCGATTATGGAATTCTTATGGCCGGTGCAGCAGACGTTCCGAGAGGAACTGATATTACCGATTCAGAAATCGCTTATATTCTAAACCATTGTGAAGCAAAAGTTGTGTTTCTTGAGAATGACAAAATGC
The sequence above is drawn from the Leptospira sp. WS4.C2 genome and encodes:
- a CDS encoding 3'(2'),5'-bisphosphate nucleotidase CysQ, translating into MEERDFQEVWRWVLSVGDSILSIYKSDFQIRDKGGNDPVTEADLFASEFLFEKITSRFPGHGFLSEEKTDTNRRLDKEWVWILDPIDGTREFVKKNDQFALSLGLVRNGEAIWGVIFNPATGEFFSKNRNTFFAKLQAPFATEENFRIVVVESGSVIHPLEESKPVKDKPILLVSLSEMKEGLFADSFWHDDFEIRSMGSIAYKLGLLSAGFIDLIVSLKPKNEWDICGGIALLDEENFTCFPLKDDRYQFNQAQTLSFGLVAGKKAAVNYLESKIDFHQLSLKVKERW
- a CDS encoding glycosyltransferase family 4 protein — its product is MVKTKRIGLDARPLSTRVSGVGRLIAETLKAFPYKDKYDFFLFSHLPIHEDHKAVIELPNVTWVSGGGFLKWKGGLYYNLYIPLYLLKNRLDLFWGSQQVLPPFLPSALRAVLTYCDLVLYLYPETMRWIAKVQQRLFQRYSVRRSSFILSISKQTSDDLCRKFGYPVDQTGVSYPGVNPQEMTKLLETKLSNRVKDLGTDFLLSVSTIEPRKNYPFLLNVFREYRKLDPHHYRPWVIVGKIGWESPEFIEELLQERALYKDIYILDSVSDSELQHLYKRAGLFAFASKYEGFGIPMVEAIFHGLNCIVSDIPTFHEIGKNGVTYLPYLTKEDAKLWAESIKSFFEHPTPPAVSIQEFTWENAAKITEVVFRKVLEEGE
- a CDS encoding TlpA family protein disulfide reductase, with the translated sequence MMTQAFLNLRSSFYLIFILSLLFCKPEGTTSDFYPEPLPTLGGGKEQLDSFKGKVVILDFWATWCEPCAKAVPTINKWKASVSDNDFVFRGINTDTTEPIEKIKKDRERLKMNYPTLLDKDWKMTDFYHVEGIPCLLVFDRSGKIVYRQYGLVESDLSGLVIRSHVWAASELP